The following proteins are co-located in the Labrys monachus genome:
- a CDS encoding carboxymuconolactone decarboxylase family protein has product MTSAKPRSEKFERGLKTRRAVLGADYVDRSLEQADDFNWSMQQLTTEWCWDEIWNRPGLDRRSRSILNLGMIAALNRPHELKLHIRGALNNGLSKDELKEIFLQIGVYCGVPAALDCFRIAKEVFKEIGQGDAT; this is encoded by the coding sequence ATGACGAGCGCGAAACCCCGGTCAGAGAAATTCGAGCGCGGCCTGAAGACGCGGCGCGCCGTGCTCGGGGCCGATTATGTCGACCGCTCGCTGGAGCAGGCCGACGATTTCAACTGGTCCATGCAGCAATTGACGACCGAATGGTGCTGGGACGAGATCTGGAACCGGCCCGGCCTCGACCGCCGCAGCCGCAGCATCCTCAATCTCGGCATGATCGCGGCCCTCAACCGCCCGCACGAGCTCAAGCTCCATATCCGCGGCGCCCTCAACAACGGGCTGAGCAAGGACGAGCTGAAGGAGATCTTCCTCCAAATCGGCGTCTATTGCGGCGTGCCGGCGGCGCTCGACTGCTTCCGCATCGCCAAGGAGGTCTTCAAGGAAATCGGGCAGGGAGACGCGACTTGA
- a CDS encoding ABC transporter ATP-binding protein, protein MNDRSVSAQPGPAAAGRQASGEIRLTHITKTFGESHAVKDINLTIPHGSYCCLLGPSGCGKTTILRMIAGHETPSSGQIFIGDQMVVGKPPVERGTAMMFQSYALFPHLSILDNVAFYLKMRGVGKEERRERAHRMLERVQLDHLRNRMPAQLSGGQQQRVALARSLITNPRVLLLDEPLSALDEFLRLQMRGELKALQAELGITFVHVTHTQPEAIALADMVVVMDTGRIEQAATANDIFNRPTTPYVARFMGGQNVLTGTVASVSAAGVRLEGTQGEAFDVPVGGAPAAGAPMSISIRRDRIHVAKATGEAAPLAPNSVAGVVEATEYQGNFVKVSILVAGGSAFVANVADEEFFAGPVGPGDRVVASWKPEQVHVLSKVDSGEARKPYAAGGH, encoded by the coding sequence ATGAACGACAGATCCGTTTCAGCCCAACCCGGCCCGGCCGCCGCGGGCCGGCAGGCGTCCGGCGAGATTCGCCTCACCCACATCACCAAGACGTTCGGCGAGTCCCATGCCGTCAAGGACATCAACCTGACGATCCCGCACGGGTCCTATTGCTGCCTGCTCGGACCGTCCGGCTGCGGCAAGACCACCATCCTGCGCATGATCGCCGGGCACGAGACGCCGAGCTCGGGCCAGATCTTCATCGGCGACCAGATGGTCGTCGGCAAGCCGCCGGTCGAGCGCGGCACGGCGATGATGTTCCAGAGCTACGCCCTGTTCCCGCATCTCTCCATCCTCGACAATGTCGCCTTCTACCTGAAGATGCGCGGCGTCGGGAAGGAGGAGCGGCGCGAGCGCGCGCACCGCATGCTGGAGCGCGTCCAGCTCGACCATCTGCGCAACCGCATGCCGGCGCAGCTCTCCGGCGGCCAGCAGCAGCGCGTGGCGCTGGCCCGCTCGCTGATCACCAATCCGAGGGTCCTGCTCCTCGACGAGCCGCTGTCGGCGCTCGACGAATTCCTCCGCCTGCAGATGCGCGGCGAATTGAAGGCGCTGCAGGCCGAGCTCGGCATCACCTTCGTCCACGTCACCCACACCCAGCCCGAGGCGATCGCGCTCGCCGACATGGTGGTGGTGATGGATACCGGGCGCATCGAGCAGGCGGCGACCGCCAATGACATCTTCAACCGTCCGACGACGCCCTATGTGGCCCGCTTCATGGGTGGCCAGAACGTGCTGACCGGCACGGTCGCCAGCGTCTCGGCCGCCGGCGTGCGCCTGGAGGGAACGCAGGGCGAAGCCTTCGACGTGCCGGTCGGCGGTGCGCCCGCCGCCGGCGCGCCGATGTCGATCTCGATCCGGCGCGACCGCATCCATGTCGCGAAGGCGACCGGCGAAGCGGCGCCGCTCGCACCCAACAGCGTCGCCGGGGTCGTGGAGGCGACGGAGTACCAGGGCAATTTCGTCAAGGTGAGCATCCTCGTCGCGGGCGGTTCCGCCTTCGTGGCGAACGTCGCCGACGAGGAGTTTTTCGCCGGGCCCGTCGGCCCGGGCGACCGGGTCGTCGCGAGCTGGAAGCCCGAGCAGGTGCATGTGCTGTCGAAGGTCGATTCGGGAGAGGCGCGCAAGCCCTACGCCGCCGGCGGACACTGA
- a CDS encoding ABC transporter permease, protein MSLPSSPGSRPWTFYVLAAFFTLFVIFLYGPMISVLVLSFQGPNASLVFPLRDPSTMWFDELFNPRRTGDVVGAFDRSLPLALIVMVLTVLISVTAGFAFRRRFLGASLIFYTAIASLIVPGLVLSIGILVTFKYLLGQSAAWYTSALGAHLSWALPFGLLIMFAILGRLNPSYEEAAYDLGASRWQTVKSVVVPIVFPGVIAVALFGFTLSYDEFPRSWLTVGPKNTLPLEIWTMTTNVTSPALYALGTVTTIVSFLVIILALGSILIIQRKRSR, encoded by the coding sequence ATGTCGCTTCCTTCCTCCCCCGGCAGCCGGCCCTGGACCTTCTATGTCCTGGCCGCCTTCTTCACCCTGTTCGTCATCTTTCTCTACGGGCCGATGATCTCGGTGCTCGTACTGTCGTTCCAGGGTCCCAACGCCTCGCTGGTCTTCCCGCTGCGCGATCCCTCGACCATGTGGTTCGACGAATTGTTCAACCCGCGCCGGACCGGCGACGTGGTCGGCGCCTTCGACCGGTCGCTGCCGCTCGCGCTGATCGTGATGGTGCTGACGGTGCTGATCTCGGTGACGGCCGGCTTCGCTTTCCGCCGGCGTTTCCTCGGCGCCAGCCTGATCTTCTATACCGCGATCGCCAGCCTGATCGTGCCCGGCCTGGTGCTGTCGATCGGCATCCTCGTCACGTTCAAATATCTTCTCGGGCAGTCGGCAGCCTGGTACACCTCGGCCCTCGGCGCGCATCTGTCCTGGGCGCTTCCCTTCGGCCTGCTGATCATGTTCGCCATCCTCGGACGCCTCAACCCGTCCTATGAGGAGGCCGCCTACGATCTCGGCGCCAGCCGCTGGCAGACCGTCAAATCGGTCGTGGTGCCGATCGTCTTCCCCGGCGTGATCGCGGTGGCGCTGTTCGGCTTCACCCTGTCCTACGACGAATTCCCGAGGAGCTGGCTGACCGTCGGTCCCAAGAACACGCTGCCGCTCGAGATCTGGACGATGACGACCAACGTCACCTCGCCCGCCCTCTATGCGCTCGGCACCGTCACGACGATCGTTTCCTTCCTCGTCATCATATTGGCGCTCGGATCGATCCTCATCATTCAACGCAAGCGGTCGAGATAA
- a CDS encoding amidase family protein gives MADIEDISRRTAVEIGLAFRNGETTPPALADYLLGRIEASRGDNVFITVTAARAMREAEAAAARYERGRPLSPLDGVPIAWKDLIDIEGAPTTGGSLLFSREVPKTRDQQSAANAAAAGMVCLGKLNLSELAFSGLGLNPHFGTPVNPNDRGTHRAPGGSSSGSGAAVAGGLAPCAIGTDTGGSVRIPAAFNGIVGFKTSEGRLDKTGVIPLSRTLDTLGPLGRSVADCAVLDMVLRGAVTVEARRRDLRDLTLLVPTNHVCDQAEPAVLANFEQALEALARGGATIVRDKVDALDAIAEMTARHGTLTAAEAYFEYRDAVESEKGGAMDRRVRHRILSGRQMSAHDLVSIGRIREKAIADVEARLGGALLVMPTTPVTAPEVAPLDADDALFHEVNLRTLRNTWLGNNLRLCGLAMPNGRDHRGLPTSILFSATNGEDDRLLGFGLEIERALQGLFEPLGRGA, from the coding sequence GTGGCTGATATTGAAGACATTTCGAGGCGCACGGCGGTCGAGATCGGCCTTGCCTTCCGCAACGGCGAGACGACGCCGCCGGCGCTCGCCGACTATCTGCTCGGACGGATCGAAGCCTCGCGCGGCGACAACGTCTTCATCACGGTGACGGCCGCCCGCGCCATGCGGGAGGCGGAAGCCGCGGCGGCGCGCTACGAGCGCGGTCGCCCCCTGTCGCCGCTGGACGGCGTGCCGATCGCCTGGAAGGACCTCATCGACATCGAGGGCGCCCCGACCACCGGCGGCTCGCTGCTGTTCTCGCGGGAGGTGCCGAAGACGCGGGACCAGCAAAGCGCCGCCAACGCCGCCGCCGCCGGCATGGTCTGCCTCGGCAAGCTGAACCTGTCGGAGCTCGCCTTTTCCGGCCTCGGCCTCAATCCGCATTTCGGCACGCCGGTCAATCCGAACGACCGCGGCACGCATCGCGCCCCGGGCGGCTCGTCCTCCGGCTCGGGCGCTGCCGTCGCCGGCGGCCTCGCGCCCTGCGCCATCGGCACGGACACCGGCGGCTCGGTGCGCATTCCCGCCGCCTTCAACGGCATCGTCGGCTTCAAGACCAGCGAGGGGCGCCTCGACAAGACGGGCGTGATCCCGCTCTCCCGCACCCTCGACACCCTCGGCCCGCTCGGCCGCTCCGTCGCCGACTGCGCCGTGCTGGACATGGTGCTGCGCGGCGCCGTCACCGTCGAGGCGCGGCGGCGCGACCTGCGCGATCTGACGCTGCTGGTGCCCACCAACCACGTATGCGACCAGGCCGAGCCGGCGGTGCTCGCCAATTTCGAACAGGCGCTCGAGGCGCTCGCCCGCGGCGGCGCCACCATCGTCCGGGACAAGGTCGACGCCCTCGACGCGATCGCCGAGATGACGGCCCGCCACGGCACGCTGACGGCAGCGGAAGCCTATTTCGAGTATCGCGATGCCGTCGAGAGCGAAAAGGGCGGCGCCATGGACCGGCGCGTGCGCCACCGCATCCTGAGCGGCCGCCAGATGTCGGCCCACGACCTCGTTTCGATCGGGCGCATCCGCGAGAAGGCCATCGCCGATGTCGAGGCCCGGCTCGGCGGCGCCCTCCTGGTCATGCCGACCACGCCGGTGACGGCGCCGGAAGTCGCCCCGCTCGACGCCGACGACGCGCTCTTCCACGAGGTCAACCTCAGGACGCTGCGCAACACCTGGCTCGGCAACAATCTGCGGCTCTGCGGCTTGGCGATGCCGAACGGACGCGACCACAGGGGCCTGCCCACCAGCATCCTGTTTTCCGCCACGAATGGCGAGGACGACCGTCTCCTCGGCTTCGGCCTCGAGATCGAGCGCGCCCTCCAGGGCCTGTTCGAGCCGCTCGGCCGCGGAGCGTGA
- a CDS encoding NAD(P)-dependent oxidoreductase — translation MTDAARTQGRAIAFVGLGMMGLPMATRLVEAGFRVQGCDVSEPARSALAARGGLAFATPGEAAAGASILVTMLPNGGIVRDAVLGAGGAAATLGPGALVVDMSSSAPMETRALAADLAAKGLGLVDAPVSGGVRRAVDGTLAIMAGGDPALVERARPLLDAMGRSVILTGPVGSGHAVKALNNYVSAAGLAAACEAAIIAERFGVDPNVLVDVLNVSTGRNNATDVKMKPFVLSGTFASGFSMALMAKDLRTAVDLAEQLAIDAEGARGAAALWAEASAALGKAADHTEIYRFLAGRGKPE, via the coding sequence TTGACCGACGCCGCGCGGACGCAGGGACGGGCGATCGCCTTCGTCGGCCTCGGCATGATGGGCCTGCCGATGGCGACGCGGCTGGTCGAGGCCGGCTTCCGCGTGCAGGGCTGCGACGTTTCCGAGCCGGCGCGCTCTGCGCTGGCCGCGCGCGGCGGCCTCGCCTTCGCCACGCCCGGCGAGGCGGCGGCGGGCGCCTCGATCCTCGTCACCATGCTGCCGAACGGCGGCATCGTCCGCGACGCCGTCCTCGGCGCCGGCGGTGCGGCGGCGACGCTCGGCCCCGGAGCGCTCGTCGTCGACATGAGTTCGTCGGCGCCGATGGAGACGCGGGCGCTCGCCGCCGACCTCGCGGCGAAGGGCCTCGGCCTCGTCGACGCGCCGGTTTCCGGCGGCGTGCGGCGGGCCGTCGACGGCACGCTCGCCATCATGGCCGGCGGCGATCCGGCGCTGGTCGAGCGCGCCCGGCCGCTGCTCGATGCCATGGGCCGAAGCGTGATCCTGACCGGACCGGTCGGCTCCGGCCATGCGGTCAAGGCCCTGAACAACTATGTCTCGGCCGCCGGGCTCGCCGCCGCCTGCGAGGCGGCGATCATCGCCGAACGGTTCGGCGTCGACCCGAACGTGCTCGTCGACGTGCTCAACGTCTCGACGGGGCGCAACAATGCGACCGACGTGAAGATGAAGCCGTTCGTGCTGTCCGGCACCTTCGCCTCGGGCTTCTCGATGGCGCTGATGGCCAAGGACCTGCGCACGGCGGTCGACCTCGCCGAGCAACTCGCCATCGACGCCGAAGGCGCGCGCGGGGCCGCGGCGCTGTGGGCCGAGGCCTCGGCGGCGCTCGGCAAGGCCGCCGACCACACGGAGATCTACCGCTTTCTCGCCGGACGCGGGAAGCCGGAATAG
- a CDS encoding ABC transporter permease, producing MTKKTAASYLQVAPLTLVLAMFFVVPIALVVVVSFFRYQMLVGIVRTFTLKNYIDLLSSPTTWALYLSTVKFTLIVLVLTFVIGFWIAYFLVFHVRNLVVAIGLFLLCTIPFWTSNIIRMISWRPILGKEGLINNALIHTGIIDQPLNWLLYSDFSVVVAYVHLFTMFMIVPIFNSMARIDKSLLEAAIDAGANRWGVVWNVVLPLCKTGIALGALFVVTLVMGDFFVVTVMSGGLSGSATSGIFNDLQILNYPRAAANAVLLLIIVLLIAAAIFRLVDVRKELVR from the coding sequence ATGACGAAGAAAACAGCTGCCTCCTACCTCCAAGTCGCGCCCCTGACGCTTGTCCTGGCGATGTTCTTCGTCGTGCCGATCGCGCTGGTCGTCGTGGTGAGCTTCTTCCGCTACCAGATGCTGGTCGGCATCGTGCGGACCTTCACGCTCAAGAACTATATCGACCTTCTGTCCAGCCCGACGACATGGGCGCTCTATCTGTCGACCGTGAAGTTCACGCTGATCGTGCTCGTCCTCACCTTCGTGATCGGCTTCTGGATCGCCTATTTCCTGGTGTTCCATGTGCGCAACCTCGTGGTCGCGATCGGGCTCTTCCTGCTGTGCACGATCCCGTTCTGGACGTCGAACATCATCCGCATGATCTCGTGGCGCCCGATCCTCGGCAAGGAAGGGCTGATCAACAACGCGTTGATCCATACCGGCATCATCGACCAGCCGCTCAACTGGCTGCTCTATTCCGATTTCTCGGTGGTCGTCGCCTATGTCCACCTCTTCACCATGTTCATGATCGTGCCGATCTTCAATTCGATGGCGCGCATCGACAAATCCCTGCTGGAGGCGGCGATCGATGCCGGCGCCAACCGCTGGGGCGTCGTCTGGAACGTGGTGCTGCCGCTGTGCAAGACCGGCATCGCGCTCGGCGCCCTGTTCGTGGTGACGCTGGTGATGGGCGACTTCTTCGTCGTCACCGTGATGAGCGGCGGGCTTTCGGGTTCGGCGACGTCGGGCATCTTCAACGACCTGCAGATCCTCAATTATCCGCGCGCGGCCGCCAATGCCGTCCTCCTGCTCATCATCGTGCTTCTCATCGCCGCCGCCATCTTCAGGCTCGTCGACGTGCGCAAGGAACTGGTACGGTAA